A region of Nitrospinota bacterium DNA encodes the following proteins:
- a CDS encoding nucleotidyltransferase family protein has protein sequence MEPNKLEPSKEFLAEFCRKYSVRELSLFGSAARGDLNDRSDIDILVEFEPGAKTGIMKFTRMQRELAEVFGRKVDLVSKKGLNPVIREEVIESATTLYAA, from the coding sequence ATGGAACCAAATAAGCTAGAGCCGTCAAAAGAATTTCTTGCTGAATTTTGCAGGAAATATAGTGTGCGGGAATTGTCCCTCTTCGGCTCCGCCGCGCGTGGCGATTTAAATGACAGAAGCGATATTGATATTCTCGTAGAGTTCGAGCCCGGCGCCAAAACCGGCATCATGAAATTTACACGGATGCAACGCGAACTGGCGGAAGTATTTGGCCGTAAGGTTGATCTGGTTTCAAAAAAAGGGCTTAATCCTGTGATCCGTGAAGAAGTGATAGAATCCGCCACAACTCTCTATGCGGCCTGA
- a CDS encoding LysR family transcriptional regulator: MLEFRLKVFHVVARRLSFSKAARDLGLTQPAVTHQVKQLEDQYGVSLFDRFTNRIELTPAGAMLVERLEKLMDAAEQVEEEIRAFQDQRVGVLKIGASSTIGAYLLPPALAAMKKRNPGVDLKVSVGNSDEIVAWLSDHILDIGIVEGPVNAGKLIRAPYADDELVVAVSPNHPAAKKGKISVAALAREPFIIREEGSGTRSFIDGLVKNDVINIPNENIVLELGSTTAIKNAVREGMGVSIVSLKALENEVALGVLAALRVEGRPMVRKLQFLVREGRTRSSLISEFMDICREKTA; the protein is encoded by the coding sequence ATGCTCGAATTCCGTTTAAAAGTTTTCCACGTGGTGGCGCGGAGGCTTTCGTTCTCCAAGGCCGCCAGGGACCTGGGGTTAACCCAGCCCGCCGTGACCCATCAGGTGAAACAGCTGGAAGACCAATACGGCGTGTCACTCTTCGACCGGTTCACAAACCGGATAGAGCTTACCCCCGCCGGGGCAATGCTGGTGGAGCGGCTGGAAAAACTTATGGACGCCGCCGAACAGGTGGAAGAGGAAATCCGGGCGTTTCAGGACCAGCGGGTTGGGGTTCTCAAAATCGGCGCGTCTTCCACCATCGGCGCGTATCTTCTGCCCCCGGCGCTGGCGGCCATGAAAAAACGCAATCCCGGGGTGGACCTCAAAGTATCCGTCGGCAATTCCGACGAGATAGTGGCATGGCTTTCCGACCATATATTAGACATCGGCATAGTGGAAGGCCCCGTTAACGCCGGAAAACTTATCCGCGCCCCATACGCCGACGACGAGCTGGTGGTGGCCGTAAGCCCCAATCACCCGGCGGCGAAGAAAGGGAAGATATCCGTGGCCGCCCTGGCGCGGGAGCCGTTCATCATCAGGGAAGAGGGTTCCGGCACCAGAAGTTTTATAGACGGGCTGGTGAAGAACGACGTTATAAACATCCCCAACGAAAACATTGTGCTGGAGCTGGGCTCCACCACCGCCATAAAAAACGCCGTGCGGGAAGGGATGGGTGTTTCTATCGTTTCATTAAAGGCGCTGGAGAACGAGGTGGCTTTGGGAGTTCTGGCGGCGCTGAGGGTGGAAGGGCGGCCCATGGTGCGCAAGCTGCAGTTCCTTGTGCGCGAGGGGCGCACCCGCTCGAGTCTAATCAGCGAGTTCATGGACATTTGTCGGGAAAAAACCGCTTAA